AACTGTTTCTTCACTGcctctggtttttttttttttttttcccctcccAGTCGTGTGCCTGTTCGATTTGGTCTCCTGTGTGCTTGGAGTCAGATACTTATAGCTGCACATTTTCCCCAcgttattattttattttatggtcctcttttttttaagtttgcCCAGTGGTCCTGGTTTTACCTAGCTTATCTCATTAAAATCAATGGTGACataccattttcttttcagaatATCGTCCTTATAAGCAATTGgaccaaaagagaaagaaaaaaaaattcattaattttttcactCGTCACGTGACTGACAATAAAAATAGACACGTAattacattaaaaaattatgagtAAAGCAACACCTCATTGCAAATGATTGTTTGTTTAATGCGCACTTTGGCACCACTTTGATCATATAATTCTGTAATAATGTAAATGATCCAATATATTGTGATTTACCGGTTTCCACCGTCCAGTTTAATAAGCCGCCCACACCCAATCAGTTAGGTTCGATGCTTCCACATTTGAGACTCAAATTCCCCAATTATAAGGTCCAAATGTTCATATTACAGAGCAGATCTTCTCATCTACTAGGCCTCCAAAATgaggttttgttgttgttgtttttgttgtttttttcaaatggagaaaaaaattgcGATAATTTTATTaggtcaaaaaaaaaaaaagaatacaaaaacACAGACTATAAAGAGAGCCATAGTAATATATACTAGTCGGTATTGTACAACCATATGCGAAAGCAAATATTGCAAAAAAagggatttatttatttgatgtACAGCTCTTTTATCACTCATCACTTAAAAATGTAAGaattaattagaaattaagtactttttctcccaaaaataaacaatgGAACCCAACATTATTATACTGCCTTCATTAGCAGAGTTGGTGGATTATTTGGTGTTGTGCGAAGATTTTGTGATGAAGAAATCTGGACAGCAGAATCTTCCATACCATTAGcatgtatattatataaatgacTTGTTAAACAAAACTACTATGTTGTAAACCGTTAGATGAAAACATACAAATGCTAAACACgacgtatatatataatgcagaAAGGTTACTGAcacaataatattatataattttctgGTCCAATTTGACTCTGCCTTGCTTTGATTCTTTTACTCTCAAACTAACATTCCAGGACACCCTTGAAAGTTTGTTAGGGCTGCCACCTCCctgtcctctctctctctccttctcaaGTATGTACTATTGCCTGCATGAGGTAGAGGTTCAGCATCTAGTTTCAATCGTCCCTGTCTCCATCACGCAAATCAATTGCagtttctatttcttttaattatttaaccaAACCCATTACTTGGTCCTCTGATTGAATTGATTATAAACGATCAAACtaagtccacaaaataacaGATAGGAAAAACGAGTAGAGTATATTATTAGTTGGTTGAATTGTGTgatactctctttttttctcgtAGGAAAGGCAAAATTTTAACGATGCCACCCTAAGAGCACCTCGGTTTCTAATTGAAGTTCTTCTACTTcatcaaaaaaaatattgatgatAAAtgataaaacacaaaaagaataaCCACAGCAAGATTAGCCTTAATTTGATTATCAATTATAATCACTCGGATAGTCTTTTGAGAAAGTACGTCCGCACACGATAATTATTGGTGTCATTGAAGTTCATGTGTCCTTGCTTCCACACACtatgaaaggacccgccccgaattttcccaaaatccgagacgaatcctttggaattcctgacatccCCCGAtaccgggcccacttactaaagaccgagactttctgccgaaatttcggcagagtctcccttataaattggacatttcccaaaaatttatacctgcataaaaacacaatttatattcccaactggcagcatgcacaatatcaattcatgcaattcacacaaatggccttcggcctttcCACATTTCAACAAACTACCAGACACACTAACAAAACAATTCATGCCTCGAAAAAGGCGGGCAATACCTTCAAATAAGGACAATGATTAACATTAGTCTGCGGcagcacctaataaccttaggctgcctacgtaccttccttgagggatcaagccacacgtagttctctcataaaacccaattccacactcaggcgatacctcatttcatttctctgtattccacataatctccccatatgccggtaccaccaacgccacgtatggggtctgtcaacacgccggataacctacgccacgtgcgaccataccatactatcataatatctccccatacgccggtacaaccaacgccacgtatggggtctgtctgaacgccggataacctacgccacgcgagacctgcacgtcatatcacatatctccccatacgccggtacaaccaacgccacgtatggggcctgtcgacacgccggataacctacgccacgtgcgacctcaacacaatattacaaatctccccatacgccggtacaaccaacgccacgtatggggtctgtccacacgccggataacctacgccatgTGGGACCtcaactttcacttggtggtactCATAGTGAATCccaaatccggggaggtacttaaggtagtgcgtatagcactccaaaccgacattctagactcttttgtacccttgtacaaaaGTATATAATTTTagttatataaacaaatattctaatatgcgtaaaccccaacaatagtctagcaccagataatccccCCGGgaaaggtgagattactccgggagactcgcggtcaaccaagggtcaaactaccctaaccctggtcaaacgggcccacggggaccacgaccttcaaactccgatccgaaagttcctatgggttctataaggtataggacacttgtcctgcaagtttggttcagatcggacggtcggatcgctcacgatcgcacgatctaacggttaatataaaatataatctttaaattattaaatcggaacatccggggctccgattcacgatccgtgaattcctccaCGATCCTAAAAATACCtagtttaacatatattatttttgagaccatccaacggtcccaacctatcgaacccggataacgcccgataggcgatatccgttcgatagtcaaacgacgtccgaattgagatccgcaaaatcctacgcgctcgtgacggcacgaggacctcaaaactgcccagagacACGCCACCACcttcgcccacgcgccgccacacgtgcgggcagaccgggtgtccaaagcgattacggtccgtcgaaaaatcttggaaccgagactccaaactcctaccctaggtaaaacaccctatttggagtcacttttgttcttggacaacccccaaaaagtggccggaaatggccgatcacggcggccgaagttcggccgattttcaattcgaaaatcgaattggttacgctaagaatcgatctaatcctacccaaaccatcagctagagcatgcagaagggatgaatttccataccttgatcgccagaaatggcggccggaggagggagatcggagccgGCGAAGTTCCGGGCGAAAATCGCCATTTTCCGGCGGCTGGAGCGGCGCCGATGTCGGGGGAGGGCTGGGTCGTGACGCCGAGGCTGAGCCGGTtcttttggcaccggtcccgacCGCAGCCgggccggtggccggagatacgaggagagagagagagagagagccgacgggagagggagagagatcgcgggagagagagagagagagagagagagagagagagagagagagaaccagatttttataaaaatcccatttcaaaatatttacggttgtgccactgggtttcttttgaccatatctctctcgttacaactccgattcgagcccactacgtgtctatgaactcgtctcggtacgacctatccaaaaatacaagtcatggtcccaaactctctccggttaaaaaaatgactaaaatacccttaaataattaaataattaaataagggttaaatttgggaaaatttggggtcggggtgttacacaCTATAACATATGTCAGTGTTGATTAGTTGTTCGTTCGTTGTACATGTTTCATGCAGCACAGCTCCACAGAGCACTAGTTTATAGACAAAATAAcgagaaaaacaagaaagactTGGCTATCgatccatttttctttctcatcatATAAAGCTCAAGTTAATCATCAAGTGCCAAAAGATCCCCATCCGAAAAGTCTTGAGGATAAAATTGAGTAAGACGAAGTAGCTTTTGTTTATCAAAAGCTACAAATGAATCATTCGGACTCAaacatgccaaataaataagcAACTCAGTATTTACCTCATTAAAACGATCATCTAACTCTTTAAGTTGCTCATCAATGACATAAATAAAGAGCTCCACACGATAATGATGACGATTTGTCTTTATTGGAGCATTACGCCTTGACCTCCTGGAAGTACGAAGGCCTCATCCATGTTAGGAACATCAATATGATGTTTGTCACAAAATGAAGACACCTCTTCAACCAATGCATCAAACCCATTATTCCTCATCCAATGTAGCTTTTCCTTGCATGATTTCACCAAAGCCATTGCATTCACAAtttcttgatctttcttttgcaatgcTTGTGACACATCATTTGTGAGTCCCAATATAGCCTTCATTAAGAATAGGTGAAACACAAACTGAAAAGTAAGTATTTCCCTTTGAATCTTATTTGCTTCACCGGCACTATCATTGGGATTATCATCAATAATCATTTGAAGCACATGAATCACAGATgaaaacatagaaatgatGCTAATAATGGTACCGTAATGTGAGCTCCATCGTGTGTCACCGGCACGTTTGAGACTTGTTTCTTGATGCAAACCTCACCCCGTTATAAGACAATCATTTTCAAAAGCTATCACAAGTTCTTCTTGGAGTTGTGCTCTAAGTGCATCACGCCGCTTACACGATGCTCCAACATGGTTAACCACACTATTAGTGGTTGTGAAGAAAGAGGCAATATCAATATTCTTCTTTGCTACGGCAACAAGTGctagttgaagttgatgagcaaAGCAATGAACATAGTATGCACAAGGttgttctctcaaaatctttgttttaaGGCCTTTCAACTCACCTCTCATATTGCTAGCTCCATCATAACCTTGTCCTCGTAACTTGGAAAAGCTCAAACCattggaagaaaagaataggTCAATGGCATCCTTTAGTGAACTTGAAGTGGTGTCGGTAACATGTTGAAcccccacaaacctttcaattacATGCCCTTTGTCATCCACATAACGCAACACCATAGCCATTTGCTCTTTCACAGAAATATCACGTGCTTCATCCACCAATATAGAAAAGAATCTATCTTTTAAACCACTCATGATGACATCAAGTGTTTCCCCGGCACATGCATTGACAATATCTTTTTGAATCTTTGGAGCTACTAACTTGAGATTCCCCGGAGCATTTTCCAACACAACTTCTTTAACTTTCTCATCATTGTCTGCAAGGAATTGCAATAGCTCCAAGTAATTTCCCTTATTGCTTGAAGTGGCACTTTCATCATTTCTACGAAAAGAAAGACCTTGTCTCAATAGAAACTTAGTGCACTTGATTGATGCAATTAAGCATCTTCGATATGCCATACGAGCTTGTTCAGAGTGTTTGCTCACAGCCGTTTCAATATGTGTATTTTGATTCATCAAATTTGTAGCGGCTTCTCTAGCTTTATTATGAACACTACCAACCGGTCCAACATGCACCTTCATtctttctctccctttcttccAATTCTTAAACCCTGCTCCAGTGAAGGCTTCACTACCCACTTGTTCAAAATTGGATTTAAAGAGATAGCAATAAAGACAAAATGCAGCATCTTTAGATACACTATACTCCAACCAATCAAATTCATCAAACCATTGGGGAATGAAGCGTCGATTAAGTCCTGAGATATTACTTTGTGGGAAAGAATGACCTCTAGGTTGACAAGGTCCTTTTTGTAGATATGCTCTTCGAACCTCATCTCTAATATTAGTATCATACTCAATCATACGAATTCTTAGTCCCGAGTCTGCCTGAAGATTAGCCAAAACCTCATCTAACTCACTTTGTCTTGAACTTGAAGTTCTTGAACTACCCACACTATCCGAACTACCCAATGATGactttctcttaaaaaatCTTTCCATAATTCTacataaattaatcaaaataataactaaCATCAATTAAAGAGAACACCAAATTTATACcaattaaccacaaaaaattcataaatgaaacatccaataaatcaaaacaatataatacaatcataaattcaatttcaattcaagtAATTTAGGTTTAGAGTTAGAATTTACCTTGAATTGTGAGGTGGTGGAAGCGGAAGCAAGCTTTTGGAAGCGGCGACAATGAAGGATTTGGGGCTTAAAGGCTTGGTGGGGAAGAGGGTTAAAGGTTTGTGGGGGGTGGAGATTGGTGATTTAGGTTTGAGGGTTTAGAAAATAGGTGTTTTGGAGATGAAAACTCGGGAGGAAGGCTGTGTAGCAGATATAcaatatgttctttttttaaaaaaaagacctggaccaaaacgacgtcgttttggccaggtcTTTAAAAAACATTAGTTACTGCTAGTCCAAAACGACGGCGTTTTGGCCAAagagttttttaaaaaaaattcgatgctggtccaaaacgacgccgttttggccagcttctttaaaacaaaaaaacagatttCCTGTTCAGCTTCTCCTTCCTCAGTGTCTGCAACTCCTCCCTTCAGCCATTCATGGGGTCACACCCCCATTCAAAGGAACCTTCTACCTTGCTTTCATGGAGTCTATAGGATCGTTTGACCCCATTGACCCCACTGTGGGTCCGTCCCTGTATATATAGAGCGTTTCAATTGAGAGATTTCTCAAATAAATTTGAGGAATACCCTTGTAAGAACCGttctatattttatttcattaattCAAATTGTCTATTTTATATCACTTTTAGTTCCATGCAAGTATACATATTGTTGCGGCCAAATCTGGACCTTGAGACAGATGTGAGTTTAGGTTTAGAATATTGATACTTTGTTTTGTAGAAGAAATTCCTTTAGGTTGACCCATAAAACgaaaaaaccagaaaagatAAATCTATGGCGAGAGCTATTGATGTCAATTTGTCAAGGGGTTGTTGGTATTGGAGTAATAAATTAGGTAGTTGGTATTGCGTTATAAAACTATGAAATTCTTAGAGCATTGACTCTAAGTTTCACCTTGCACATGAGAAATAACTTCAAGCATTTTGTTTCCTTCAGAAAAGGTAAACTTTGCTATCTAAATCCAATAATTGAGAAACCACACCCAACTTTCAACCCGTCTTGATAGTAAATTAGTAATGGCCTCATCACTTTCTTCTAAGAAATGTCAACATGCAAAACATATGCTGTTTTTGGGGAGGGCTATGATATGTTCACCATACTCAAAATAGGTCTCCATGATATAAGAAAtgttcaaaatgaaaatgacaagAATCACATATACTTATAATATAGTACCCTCCATAATAGAGACGGGtatgaaattaagaaaaagaggaTGTACAACTTTCCTTGTTTCGTTTAGACGGGTATGAAATTAAGAGGGACCAAAAAAGTTTTAGTTAATGAAACGTATTCTAGATGTTGTAAAGAATAACTCACAACACATAAATTTCACTTTTCTGTTGGATCTTTCCAACTTTTAGAGAGAATTAACGAATAAAAAGTCAATCAAAAAAAAGTGAGGTGcacaattttcttctccttctcttaaAATACTCCCTCGAACTCGAAGTTTAATTAAAAGTGGGTTCAATTCAAGCATCTTCAGACAACAAGTCTAAGAAGACTCCAATTAATTGAAGCTAGGAACGTGACAAGGAAACTTTTTGATGAGTAGTGGTTAAGCCCAATATAAACAGGATTCATGATTGTGGCTttatttctattctttattcttgaaatattattgttttcaaaagtaactatatatatatgtatgtgatgttgaaaaatataagtcttggatgattgattaaataaaattcaacttATAATAAGTGATTTCACTTCTAATATCACTGAgacattttgtgataaaatctTATACTTATTGGAGCTTTATAGATGGTTAAGTTGGATAATATCAGTGTTGCTATAGTAATGAACCGAtaacctctctctctgaaatttaACATACAATTTATTGAAAACGATGAAATTATAGAAACTAATATAGGTGGAAGATGTAATTGTGTTGCAAACATATCTTAATAAGAAATACTCTTATTTGCATGCGTGGGTTAGAGCAGTTGAGTATGACATTGAGTCCCGCTTCCTTACAACAaagttcgaatcccctttCTATTTTCACTTaagttcaaatatttattcccataaattagattaaagtgtagtttagattatgcattgttttcaaaaaaaaaatgcttacTGTTCTTAACGATTGCCATGTTCCGTGTGGTGGGTATATGTCAAAGTCGTATACAGACACTGAGAGAGTGACACGGTACTGGTGGATTATTAATTGCAAATTTGAATATCATCAGattgataattttattaaatggTTTGAGGTTGTAAAAGAACAGTACACCATAAATCCGAAAGAGATGGCAACACAAAATTCCAATTTAGGAAATTAGACAAAAGTCATTAATTGATGGTCATGTGTCAGCTCAATTTCGGatcaaacaaaatcaaatcagtCCTGGACAAATAGATGCCTAGCTATTAGCGATGGGACAATacatatttgatttttaaaattgaagatgttaattaatacaaaaaaaaatgtggtTCCGAGTCaaacttaaaacaaaaattttaaaaataaagattccAATGTGCAAGTTCACCACTCCGATAAAAACTTGGATGCAATGGGATGTATATTTTTGTGTGATCGATcgttttctttatatttgctGTTTTTTTCACAGTAAGATATACACAAACTGTAAGAGATAGATTTTGCACATTCTATTTCATAAACAGTTAAAATTTACTACTCTAAGAAAAGAAcgtataataattattttagagTGACAATAACATCTCGCTTCCATTATTGTATTTTTGGTGGAAAACAACATTATTAGTTGTTTGTGAAACTTAGTTGGTGTGTATTAGAGTTTGAATATCGGATAGGTTTAGTGATATGGTGCACACAAATCACCAATCAGATTAAACCCAAAAGTTCCTTTGCTTTGCTACACGCCAAATGACATGTGTATCATCCCGGAGCTCTCGTTTTCAAACCAATGAAAGAACAACGATGTGCAAAGCTGCTGATTTTCAGCAATAATTCTGGGTCCACTTCAGTTTTGATATGTCTACTGTCAATGCTAAATTATGCATAATATGTATTGAGTCAATTGGCAAGCATGCTAAATTCACACTGGATTTGATATTCTTGGCTTCATAATTTCTTGGTTTCATATCTCGAAATTAACAATTGTATTGCGGAAGTCCTTGTACTTATTAAAAGTCGAGAACCATAATTATTGGGACCACTCCAATTTTGTAATCTATCAACAGTGCCATTTAGATTAAGTGGTTCTTGGAATTTTCTCTTAGGTTTGTTCTTATTTTGGAAGTACACACCACCAACTATTCCATTGGtatttgttttggttggaGGAGGCCTTGTTGGAGTTGGCTCGCTTAAGGATGCAAAGGATGGTGGAAGAGCTTCTCTCAGCAAGAAAGCGATCGATCGCTTTTGCCAGGTGATTTTGAGCTCGACGTGTTTTTTGGTTCGAGCATGAGTTTTGGGCAAGTTCTTGGTCTAGTTTGAATAGgattgtattttcttttccatgtaACTTTGTACTATAGTTCTATGatctataaataggcattttAGCACTAGAATTTTCACTAACGAGTGCAAGAGAGAAAACAAGGCATCAAATTGGGTTTGAGCTAGGGTGAGAGAAAATAGAGATAGGGTTTGTGAGAGATCAAAGGGGTTCTTCATTGTAACCAAAGAGATTCTTCTACACTAGTGAATTTCTCGAAGATCACTAAAGAAGACATAGACACAACGATGAGTTTGATATTTAGTTAATGATGGTATAGCCTTATTGTAGATGTATGGCCAGTTGTAAACTATATGAACACGAGATACTCCTAACTAAATATTGTAGCTAACTTTAACGATCAAAACCACTTGTATTAAGTTATAAACATCAAACTTTCAACGATAGGATCAGTTGGTAATGAATCTGAAGCTTATCATACGATCCATGCACATGAAGCATTACGGAAAGTTAAAAACGCAAGTGTCTCTTTACACAAATTGCTTTTGCAAGTTTAACTAAGCTTTGGTCGGCCTGATTGGCTCAaatttatccaaaaatatAACTATTATCATTAAAATCAGTGCCTCACTGGCACACTCAAATATAAATCTTGACAAAGATTACATTTTATCATCGAAATTCGAAAAGCATGCATCTAATATGTTGTTTATTGTATTACAACCTGCATCGCATGTGAGATATATATTTTATCCAAAATACTTTGCAGCTGTAGAAGTTATTGAGCTAAGAAGATCAagcttaattaaattataaatttcaaGTGGACCGATccattttgatttattatattaacacgtgattttttttttataaagtctttatgggaaaaaaaaaatatatatatatatatatatatatatattggttggGTAAATAAAAGCATGTGGGATGGTGGAAGTAAATAATTGTGGGCTCATTGGATCAATCATACAAATTACTGACAGCCACTAGCTGGGAGGATGACAAGGTTTCAGAGCTGCTGATTCAATCTCGCCATGCATTGCCCATCTCgaatattaaatataaatataattcaGACAGAAAAAAATAGCActgattataataaataaaaaagaaaactcccTCAACCTACATTCTCATAGTATTGAAAGTCGGATGGCTTTAGCTCTCTCTGGACCACGTTTGTTTAAGAAATTTCCAGTGTCTTGACTTTACGtacatcatcatcaccagTTTGGAAGCTACCTTCCCACATCTATGGGATTGGGATTGATATTGTCCTTTTCcatggaaaaacaaaacaaaaacaagaaagtaaAGGAAGTTTTTTTGCTGAATTTTCGCGCGTACATATACATATGCGTGTAcaaattatttgtatatatgCAATTAATACATTAAGGTAGAAACATCgtttcaaagaaaaattatacatataaatttatttgtttgtttgtttatttgtttgtatGCGACATTATGAATTCTATTTTATAGTAAAAATACTTAGAAACATCGTTtcgaagaaaaatgaaaaactcaTGGATCCACATTTGAAGGCATAGTAAAGTAGACGACTATAATCTTTCATACTTTTTGCCGATACTTTTAACCTCTAAAATTTCACGTTCACACTTGAAACTCACAACACACATCAAGAATCTTTGAAAAACTTGCCTTTAATATATACTGAAGTTGGTCATAGCAAAACATACATGTCTCCAAATTATTGACAACAGTGTTCAACTACAAACTAACAAATTTCATCTAATTAGTAATGGAATGTTTTTTATTCAGTACAACAGATTTGGAAAGTTTTGCAAAGTGCAAA
Above is a genomic segment from Prunus dulcis chromosome 7, ALMONDv2, whole genome shotgun sequence containing:
- the LOC117635496 gene encoding zinc finger MYM-type protein 1-like, with protein sequence MERFFKRKSSLGSSDSVGSSRTSSSRQSELDEVLANLQADSGLRIRMIEYDTNIRDEVRRAYLQKGPCQPRGHSFPQSNISGLNRRFIPQWFDEFDWLEYSVSKDAAFCLYCYLFKSNFEQVGSEAFTGAGFKNWKKGRERMKVHVGPVGSVHNKAREAATNLMNQNTHIETAVSKHSEQARMAYRRCLIASIKCTKFLLRQGLSFRRNDESATSSNKGNYLELLQFLADNDEKVKEVVLENAPGNLKLVAPKIQKDIVNACAGETLDVIMSGLKDRFFSILVDEARDISVKEQMAMVLRYVDDKGHVIERFVGVQHVTDTTSSSLKDAIDLFFSSNGLSFSKLRGQGYDGASNMRGELKGLKTKILREQPCAYYVHCFAHQLQLALVAVAKKNIDIASFFTTTNSVVNHVGASCKRRDALRAQLQEELVIAFENDCLITGAGEANKIQREILTFQFVFHLFLMKAILGLTNDVSQALQKKDQEIVNAMALVKSCKEKLHWMRNNGFDALVEEVSSFCDKHHIDVPNMDEAFVLPGGQGVMLQ